The Capsicum annuum cultivar UCD-10X-F1 unplaced genomic scaffold, UCD10Xv1.1 ctg76912, whole genome shotgun sequence genome includes a region encoding these proteins:
- the LOC107839372 gene encoding protein ZINC INDUCED FACILITATOR-LIKE 1, with amino-acid sequence MIRDFNIAKREEDIGSYAGYVGSAFMFGRALTSAFWGIVADRYGRKPVIIFGTFSVIVFNTLFGLSINFWMAVITRFLLGSLNGLLGPIKAYAAETFREEYQALGMSTISTAWGIGLIIGPALGGFFAQPAEKYPAVFSKDSIFGRFPYFLPCLCISLFALVVGIGSFWLPETLHNHDSEMPPQDSCKALESASDTKEENESTSKENLFKNWPLMSSIIAYCVFALHDMAYSEIFSLWAVSPRKFGGLSYSTADVGEVLSISGFGLLVFQLTLYSTVAKYVGPVMIARVGGVLSILLLTSYPYFTKLSGITLSLVVNFASMMKNVLSISIVTGLFILQNKAVDQRQRGAANGIAMTGMSFFKALGPAAGGAVFSWAQKRLDAPILPGNQVVFFMLNVIEAIGVLLTLKPFLVETLNT; translated from the exons ATG ATAAGGGACTTTAACATTgcaaagagagaagaagatatTGGTTCCTATGCAGGTTATGTAG GTTCTGCATTTATGTTTGGAAGAGCTTTAACATCTGCGTTCTGGGGCATCGTGGCTGATCGATACGGACGAAAACCAGTTATAATTTTCGGCACTTTTTCAGT GATTGTTTTCAATACTCTTTTTGGTCTTAGTATCAACTTTTGGATGGCTGTCATAACAAGATTTCTTCTCGGTAGTTTAAATGGTTTGCTTGGACCAATAAAG GCATATGCTGCTGAAACTTTTCGTGAAGAATATCAGGCACTAGGAATGTCAACG ATTAGTACTGCATGGGGCATTGGATTGATTATTGGCCCAGCCTTAGGAGGCTTCTTTGCTCAG CCTGCAGAGAAATATCCAGCCGTATTCTCAAAAGATTCTATATTTGGAAG GTTTCCTTACTTCCTGCCTTGCCTATGCATATCACTGTTTGCCTTGGTCGTGGGTATTGGTTCATTTTGGCTGCCG GAAACATTACATAACCATGATTCAGAAATGCCGCCTCAAGATTCTTGCAAGGCTTTGGAGTCTGCATCAGatacaaaagaagaaaatgaatcaACCTCAAAAGAAAACCTTTTTAAGAACTGGCCATTGATGTCATCTATCATAGCATACTGTGTCTTCGCTCTTCATGATATGGCTTACTCAGAG ATTTTCTCATTATGGGCTGTGAGCCCCAGAAAATTTGGGGGCTTAAGTTATTCTACTGCTGATGTTGGTGAAGTACTATCGATCTCAG GATTTGGCCTTCTAGTCTTTCAACTTACTTTGTATTCAACGGTCGCAAAGTATGTTGGCCCTGTCATGATTGCACGGGTTGGAGGA GTTTTGTCAATTCTCTTGTTGACGAGTTACCCTTATTTCACTAAGCTGTCTGGGATCACCCTTTCCTTGGTGGTGAATTTCGCATCCATGATGAAGAATGTTTTGTCT ATTTCTATCGTAACGGGGCTGTTCATATTACAAAATAAAGCAGTG GACCAGCGGCAAAGGGGAGCTGCTAATGGAATTGCCATGACAGGAATGTCATTTTTCAAAGCTCTTGGCCCAGCTGCTGGGGGAGCAGT CTTTTCTTGGGCACAAAAAAGGCTTGATGCTCCCATTCTTCCGG GAAATCAAGTGGTATTCTTTATGCTGAATGTGATCGAGGCAATTGGTGTGTTGCTGACACTCAAACCATTTCTAGTTGAAACACTGAATACTTAA